Part of the Paramisgurnus dabryanus chromosome 21, PD_genome_1.1, whole genome shotgun sequence genome, TAACATATAAATTAACCATACACAACTTTACTTGAATGTGTTTTAGTGTAGTTTACCCTCCTGGCTGATAGAATTAGATATGAATGATGTCATTATTTGAGAACGTTAAAGAACTAGTGAATCGTTTTTCTTTGAAATGAACTGTCCGAAAGAACCAGTTCATGATAAAGATTCAGACATCCCATCACTATTGGACCAAAGGTTATCAATTATTGCAGGCATAAACATACTAGATACACATATTCAGAAGAAACATATTTGCATTAAACGTCTTTGATATTTTGAATGCAgagagtgtttgtttgtttgtttgtgtctctgtgtgtgtgttttacttACGTTGTATGTGTCCCATAAAAAAAGATGGGAATCTTATTTCTGGGGGCTTTTCCTTCACCAATCTGAGTGCCAGACAAAACAACAAACCCTCAGTTTTAATAAAAGCTCAAATACACATAAACTACATATGAagaaaacaactgcaaaatatAAACTCACCCTGGCAGGCCAGAAAGGATAGCCTTTCATCTTAGCAAATACTACATCACCTGTGGTAAAATCACTTGTCACCTGATCAGGTTTCACCTGCATCTTAACAAAAATACAGTTCTTTCAGAAATCAAATCATGAAACGATACAAACACAGTCACGTGCCAATAACAACACAATAATAAGCAACTTGCGTTTACAAACAAAGCATTCCTAAACTCACAAACTTAGCTTACATGTCATAAAATAACATCTGTAACTGAAtactattattttattatgattttaatACATGGTATGAAgattttgttcattttattttgtatcgTGATGATAAACTGTTAGCCGTGTTTTGCTAGCTTAGGCTAACGTCTACTCAATATAGGTATATTAACTCACCTTTATTGCCTTCTGCATATCTGCTCACTcaaatgacattttatataCACTTTGCATTAAAAAGTATACTGCAGATAACatctaatttaaaataaatgatccCGTAATGAATGAAAGGACATGAAGACCAGCTAAATTAACTGTGGCCCCTTAGCGGCGACTGAATGGTTTGGTCCGGCCTCCCGCTCACAGTGACGGAGGAATAAACCATATCAGAGAGGGGCGCGTTTGactttataaatattaaaaatataaatcacAGTTTACGTTATCTTTACCGttttaaacacaacaacaaattacgttaatctatgtacacaaacacgataaaataaataattgtctCTTTATTACAAACGTTACACGACTATTATTGACCTCGGttattaaatagttaaaaatcgGGACAGGAAGCGCCAAAATAAAGACCCTTTCGAATATTAttacatgttttaaaataaaataatttaacaagaACGGAAAACATTTGCTATAATGTAATGATAACGTATTATAATAGTTAACATTCATGTTTCGTGATGTTTGACAGTGATTTTGTGATTGTTGTCATGGGGACGCAGAACATGGCGTCGCATTCAAACAGTCGCGCGTTCTTGTAAACACTGTAAAACTTTCATTTTAGGAAAACACATATTGCGAATGTTTTATATCAAAGAGGATCTTCTAGTTTAAATGCGTGTGTATGGTGAGTTTGTTTGTTCGTATAAATGTgttgtgtctgtttgttttgaTCGTTTATCGCTGCTAGAAATCAAAGACACGATTTCATTCAGTTTGTGGTGTGAGCACTTCCTTGATCTCTATCATAATTTTACACAAATTACAGCAGATTTACCTTTAAAATACacagaataaatatttgaaaataatataattgcaaAGTTGGTTTGTTTAATCTGGATTGAAGTGCAGTTGTCTTATAAATGTCTACGTTGTGATATCAACAATGATAGTTTACTCTGTTAAGTTCTTCTATTAAACCACACTTTGTACATAATCATGTAGATTTTTGTGTAAAGTGCAATGCAGAGGAAGAATTTCAGtaactaaatgatttaaatcCCTTGTTAACTACATAATGATCATATGTGGGTCATGTCGCTATTGTTTTGCAGGTGTCAGACTCATAACATTACATTGAACTCATGCCTTCTGAATTACCTACTGCCCGGCAACGACATGGCAACCGGGTCAAACGTGGTAAAGACAACAGTCAGATGGTTTCCACCGCACGGGCGTCTCACCCACCTGAGGTGACCCGGTCAACCCGAGACTCACAAGAAGAGATCAACAGGTCTATATATaaaatcattttgtgtgtttttaatgtGTAAAGCCtctcacgtgtgtgtgtgtgtgtgtgtgtgagacgtCAGTTTGTTGTATTTACAGACTCAAAGAAGAGATTGATCGgttgcagacagacagacaggtctGTGAGAGGGAGACAGGTGATGGGTTTACTCTCACTGCAGAACTGAGATGGAAACTCAATCAACTGGAAAAAGAGAAACTACATTTCACTACTAAATACAACAATGaggtgtgacatcacatcagaTTTGTgtgaataatttatatattgttAGAATGGTGATGGTCACGTCTGTGTGTGCACAGGTATCCCAGTATGAAGCTCAGCTTGCTCGGTTACGGGCGCAGGTGGAGCGAGGAGAAGCCCAGCGACAGACGCTGGAGTATGATGTTGCTGTGGCGAGGAGGGATGCTGCAGCTGAGAGGAGAGAAACTGAAGAGAAGATGAGAGACCTGAGAGAACACAATCTAAAGCTGGAAGGTAAAGGGTGACCAGATAAAGTCTTCAGACTGATACTATGTTCAAGTGGCTGTATAAGGTTGTGTTTGATGTGAAGTCCTCAGCTCAGAGCTACGTCAGACAGTGTCTGATCTACAGAGATCTTTGGAGATAACACAGAAAGCACGCGAGGATGATCGACAGGACCTCCAGACGCAGCTGCGTGAGAGAGACCATCTACTGCAAAACTTGAGCGCTGAGAACGACCGTCTGCAATCTGACAAGATCCGTCTGGAGACCTTAATACAAGTGTGTGTCAGAGTCTGTATTACtaataatgataaataaaacaaataacttCTAAAATGACATAGACTATGCACTCTTGTTAAATTAAACTAATAAATAGAAGAGTGACAAAGTAACTGTGGTTTTATTCTGTTAATTTATTGAAATGTCAATATCATACTGTGTAGGAACAGAATGAAACTCTACAGGAGATGAAAGAAGAAATGGAGCGattaaaaagagaaagagagaaagatgaAGAGAAATTAAGAAACAAATCAACAGAAATGCAGCACAGCACTCAGAGAGAAGAGAAACTGCGCTCAGAGCTAAAGGTGAGATGAAGATTAAGATGAACTTGATGCTtattttaaaggtgctgtagaatGTTAAACTGTATTTATGTAGTCATAGATGAATATTAAGAGTTGTGTACAtcgtaatgacatatcgtgagcctcaaacacaatTGTTTCCTTCTTCTTATGTAAACATAACACAGATTGTAACATTACATTGAgaacaatgttgttacaatgataaaaacaaagttgttactgctgagttaatgctatatgctagttaatgttatatgctagttaacagtatatgctagttaatgctatatgctagcgtttaggctgaagttctactattgacgttacagttacgttttgcaggtccatactgaataTAGGCCTGTCACGATAGCTACTTTTCATAGGTCGGTTAATTGCACCAGAAATAATTGCGATAGTCGATAGTATTGTcttttttaagaccattttatGTCACAGAATAGATATGACAATAAAATAGAATGATAATGCAAGTATATGCTTTCCAAAAACGCATCtttgatttttaaaaatattaagataaaaaatattaaatattaatatgataTTGGaatgtaagaaaaaatatattctgaatatttaaatcataaataaatatgataaaatattttaaacagcTAATAGTGATTGTTCAGTGTAAATCCCAGCTTCACAGGGTTAATTTCTTGATGAGATTTatgggggtcgcacaccggccACACAGCTCAGCGCCGTGTCGTGTCTATGACAACTTGGAGGTatcgtaaaccggaagtgcacattaactctttcaccgccagcgttttttaaaaagttgccagccagcgtttttcatgattttcaccaaagtttaatgccttccagaaaatgttcttctttaaatatataaacaaacaatatatgaaatgaaagaacagacctagACCTAgtagtttcatcctaccttcagtggttcttttgtaatcagcttttgaatatgggtaggtttctgcaaaaacaccacattttgagcaaaaagcagagataattccatttttgtgacggacttttcatagagatcccattcagagcgatctttaaaacagacacagacatgcagccgcttgccatagggcgccacctggtggataatagcggtattgtggaaagacAGAAAATTTCGTCATTGgaagggaagcgttttctcttgattgacaagatatctcgtcaatggcggcgaaagagttaaatagcgcgagcttcgtcagataatgtctacttcaaaatgcaaaatatagaAACTGTATGTATTATGGGGAAAAGCATTAAATTTCAGCTCGAGTAGCTTTCTCTTCGCCTGTCACTCTCCGCTCTCTTTATGTGCAGCGCACGAGCGCAAGTGGACCCTGAGCTGCGCTTGCCACTCTTCCGAGACAGACAGCAGGCAGAAATAACAGAGGCTATCGGCTAAAATGctaatgacattttatttttttgcaaacaaacacacatgtaaACACTATGGTAATATATCACCTCTCCAAAAACTTCCGACGTCATGTTCACCTATCGTTCGATAAGTCGATATAGTCATTATCGCGGAAAAAAACCCAAACTTACCatcactcagaaacgtccattaacaatctccaaacaattgattattcctcaaaatctgatacagactcaaatataagatctgtttacacacacacagagctactgaaggagaaacagccaatcagagcagagctcaacattattattcatgaccctttcaaataaggtaataatagaccatttcattataaagacaaatcctagggttgtaaatggacatgaaaaactgactctggatcattttttcACTTAATAAAGACACAAACATTCAGTGTAGATATgtattctttggcacctttaattcttgtgtgtgtgtgtgtgtgtgtgtgtgtgtgtgtgtgtgtgtgtgtgtgtgtgtgtgtgtgtagtcagCACTGGAGAAAGTGAAGGTTTTGGAGCAGAACATTGAGTCAGAGCGCGCCGCTTACCTGGAGTCCAAGTTCAACTCTGAGATCATCCAGgtaaaacgtgtgtgtgtgtgtgtgtgtgtgtgtgtgtgtgtgtgtgtgtgtgtgtgtgtgtgtgttgtcagTGTAGTCACATTCATGTGTTGTGTTTATTAAACGTGTGCGTCTGTGTGTAGGTGAGAATGAAAGATCTCGAGGATGCTCTCAGGATGGAGAAGACGAGTCACGCTGATGTTATCTCCAGTCTGGAGCTGTTGAAGCAGAAGTTTGGTGAGGTGGAGAGCGCATACGCTCATGAAAGAGACCAATCACAACACATCAGACAAAAACTTAAACAGTAAGAACAGAAACAGATGCATCACATCATCATTCTGACATCATCACCACAGATGATTTACATTTGAAGAAGATGCACTTATAGatcatttcaaaagatgtaaacaacactggtccacaaacacttcctgtttcagtttttttatttcacgTATATGTTATATTCTTTAAGATGTCTATTCAACTTTTTGATTCCAGTAATGTTTACATCTTGTGAAATGGTCTATAATAGAATCTATAGAGGCAGAGCTTCAGAGAGTTTAGAGAAATGTGATTATAGATCTTTATCATAAATCTGTTTATTGTAATGTTACATTTATACTTTATATTGTTCATGTGATTGATATCCCTTAAATATTACACTAATGTGTTGTATAAGTAGCAGATTTAATGAATGTGATGTTGATGTCTTGAGGATGGAGAAAGAGTTCTTGAACATGAAGACTGATCTGATTGGTCAGCTGGATCAAGAGAAGGCAGGATCTGCTGATCTCATTGGTCAGTTAGAGCATGAAAGGGCGGAGTCACTGAAGCTGTCAGTCAAACTACAAGAGCAGGACAGATTGTGTACAGAGAGACAAGAAGAAATTAACAAGGTgaatgtctgtctctctctatcTGTATATGTCTGTcaaaaaagtgtctgctaaatgtgtgtgtgtgtgtgtgtgtgtgtgtgtgtgtgtgtgtgtgttacaggTGAAGAGGTCTCTGGCGTGTGTACAAGAGTCATATGATGGTGTGTTGTGTGATATTGTTGGCGTGTTACAGGATTATCATCAGCCGGGTGAAGCACACACTTATACAGGTCACAACACAAAGAGATTTAACAATCAGTCTGGTTAACAACAGAAAAAGAGTGTGTTTAtgattgtgtttgttttacagAAGAGGGAGATAAACCCAAAGCTTCTACTTTGCTGGACACACTGAGGAGAATATTACACAACTACCACACACAggtacatacacaaacacacacacacacacacacacacacacacacacacacacacacacacacacacacacacacaggtacacacacacacaggtacaCACACAGGTACACACACAACATCATGGTACACCTGCTGGGATTGTCTGACATCTTAACCATTGCATGAGTAATAACATCTGTTGAACTGcacaaaaaatgtcaaaatatttgCTTGAGTTTCTTTGCAGTGTGAAGTGTTGTATTAATGATGTGagcatttgtgtgtttgtgtagttaCAGGAGACGATGATTGTGATGCAGAAGTTAAATCAGGAGATCTTACTGAAGGATGAGAAGATCACAGATCTACAGAAGCACatacaggtgtgtgtgtgtgtgtgtgtgatcatCATCAGTACTTCTGTTCTGTTTGAAGATCTGTAATCACAAAATGCGTTTCATTTATTCCTGCTTTACTGCTGTttaacctgtctgtctgtctgtctgtctgtctcactgtctgtctctctgtctgtctcactgtctgtctgtctgtaggaGTCTGAGGCACgtggtgtgtgtgtgaatgaagAGGTTAAACGGTTGCGTGTGTGTGTCGCAGACGCCGCAGCTGATGCAGACAGAGCTCAGAAAGATCTGCGCAGACTCACACACCAGCTGCAGGAAGAGAAAACACAACAcgcacaaacacaaacacagatgaACACAATTCAACAACAGCATCAGAGAGACGCTCAGGTACACAACACACACAGCTCGGCGTCTTTATAAAGCAGCGTTTGAGAACTAACAGGAACTACATTTGGGTGGAGCTTGAATTTACTCTTCAGGATTTGATTggattataaaaaaatgggcAGATGATGTTATTGGTTTTTCTGTCGCCATGGCTTTGCTTACATCAGCAGAAATAAAGCGTTACTACAAATTCATGCTGCTGTTTGTGTGATTTATGTTTTGTGTGTCGTAGGAGAAGTTGACGTTTCTTCACATGTTGTATCAGCGTTTGGTGGCTGGATGTGTACTGATGACGCCGGCACAAAGCATGCTGGGTAGTTTTTCATGGGCAGAGCTTAGTGCAATGGTACAGGAGCATGTGGACATATTGACCTCCGACCTCTCTGCAACCAATCAGAAGGTAAGATGAGTCATACTGGAATATGGTGTAGATGTGTGTAGCCAACAGAATTTATACTGTTTGcgtctttgtgtgtgtttgtgtgtgcgtgtgtgcgtgtgtgtgtgtgtgtgtgtgcacatgtgCATGTATGCGTATGTTAGGTGTTGTATTTGGAGAGTATGTGTGAAGGAAGATCTGCAGCGCTGGAGGCTGCGAGTGATCAACTGAAACATAGAGAGAAGATGTGGATTCAACAACGAGAAGATCTCAACACACAACATGCACACAACAACACACAACTACAGCACAGAATACaggtacatacacacacaacacaacacactaTGAATACTGTATCAATCATTTGTTCGTATGCTGATTTAAATACAGTCTGCGTATCTCTGCAGGATCTCAGCAGGCAGCTGGAAGAAGCCGAGGGTCGCGTCCGTTGTCTGGAGCGCGCTCAGTCTGAGCAGGAACAGGAAGTGACACGTCTGCAGGAGTTAGTGAGCGCGTGTGGACGTGAGGAGGCGTGTCTGATGGCGGCGTGTGGCGTGCTGACGGGTTGCGTGCGTGCCCTGCGCAGACAGGTGTGCTGGTTGGTTTGGCAGAAGTCTGTGCTGCAGGAGCGCGTTAAAAACGCAGAGGTTCTGCGGACGGACGTCGGCACGTTGCTGCACGCGCTCGGTGACGGCGGGGTCAAAGGTCAGTCGGAAGTGAAAGGGCAGGCGTTGCGTACGTTTCGACGTTGTGTGATCGCAGTGCTGGCGGCTGGACGTCTCCGTGCGCTCGGGCGGAGCTCTTCCGTGCTGTTCCGCGTCGCTGTGGGTTACGGGAGGCAGCCGGATGTGTGTGTGAGCGAGGTAAGGGTCAGAGAGAAAGATGAAGATGAAGACAGCAGAGTGACGAAGACGCTAAACTCCTCTGAACTGCTCGTGCTCATACACACCTGTATGGAGGGGATACAAGAGGAGTTGAGCACAAGAGGTtacaacacacagacacacttcTGGTATAATATattcaaaataaacaacatacagtatctgaacctgtgtgtgtgtttgtgtgttagaCGGTGTGATGTCTGCCGCTCAGAGCAGATGTAGAAAGTTGTTTGAACGTCTGCTGTCAGATGTGGACGCTCAATGTTGTGGTCATTATGGAACCGGCTCATTGGCACGACGTCTGGGTGTCGGACTTCTCAAGCTCACAAGCGACCAACACACCAAACACAGCTACACTAACAGCAAGGTAACGGAGAGCATTAATGTGTCTGAATACTCAGTCATGCTTTGTGATGTACGTCTGTTTGTGTTTGTAGGTCCTGGTGGCGTCTCTGCAGAAACAAATCCTGGAGTTCACACAGCGGCTGCATTCAGCTGAAGTGGAGCGCAGGAACCTACGACTGCAACTCTCACGCACTAAACACAAAGACAAAACACACACTGTGAGGcttacatattattattattattacagttattattataaaattccTACTGCTGTTTAAAGAATGTTTCATATGTACCTGGTAATATTATTATGAATCTGTTGCACCAAGCATGTCTTTAATTGTCTTATCATGTTTTATAAGAATAGTGTCTAGctgtttttttagcatttattctcactttgtcttgttttgagtacaaatatcaaaaaatgtatcttcttgatgagcaaaatgacctaagaaaataagtctagtttttagacaaaaatatacaattgaACTAAATTTGTgcgtaaaacaagcaaaatgatctgccaatggggtgagaaaatttagcttgaattaagtgtttaagaaaaaagaagagACTCTGACTCTGAAGAATCttgatttaagactttttagatatttctattgaaaacaagacaaatattttaagtaagaaagtcattttttgcagtgtaccaaTGTGGCATGAATAAGTAAAGATTTTTTAACTCGTGCGAATCATGCGT contains:
- the ccdc171 gene encoding coiled-coil domain-containing protein 171 isoform X2, producing MPSELPTARQRHGNRVKRGKDNSQMVSTARASHPPEVTRSTRDSQEEINRLKEEIDRLQTDRQVCERETGDGFTLTAELRWKLNQLEKEKLHFTTKYNNEVSQYEAQLARLRAQVERGEAQRQTLEYDVAVARRDAAAERRETEEKMRDLREHNLKLEVLSSELRQTVSDLQRSLEITQKAREDDRQDLQTQLRERDHLLQNLSAENDRLQSDKIRLETLIQNETLQEMKEEMERLKREREKDEEKLRNKSTEMQHSTQREEKLRSELKSALEKVKVLEQNIESERAAYLESKFNSEIIQVRMKDLEDALRMEKTSHADVISSLELLKQKFGEVESAYAHERDQSQHIRQKLKQMEKEFLNMKTDLIGQLDQEKAGSADLIGQLEHERAESLKLSVKLQEQDRLCTERQEEINKVKRSLACVQESYDGVLCDIVGVLQDYHQPGEAHTYTEEGDKPKASTLLDTLRRILHNYHTQLQETMIVMQKLNQEILLKDEKITDLQKHIQESEARGVCVNEEVKRLRVCVADAAADADRAQKDLRRLTHQLQEEKTQHAQTQTQMNTIQQQHQRDAQEKLTFLHMLYQRLVAGCVLMTPAQSMLGSFSWAELSAMVQEHVDILTSDLSATNQKVLYLESMCEGRSAALEAASDQLKHREKMWIQQREDLNTQHAHNNTQLQHRIQDLSRQLEEAEGRVRCLERAQSEQEQEVTRLQELVSACGREEACLMAACGVLTGCVRALRRQVCWLVWQKSVLQERVKNAEVLRTDVGTLLHALGDGGVKGQSEVKGQALRTFRRCVIAVLAAGRLRALGRSSSVLFRVAVGYGRQPDVCVSEVRVREKDEDEDSRVTKTLNSSELLVLIHTCMEGIQEELSTRDGVMSAAQSRCRKLFERLLSDVDAQCCGHYGTGSLARRLGVGLLKLTSDQHTKHSYTNSKVLVASLQKQILEFTQRLHSAEVERRNLRLQLSRTKHKDKTHTLCVPVQQFESVCSELSSALEREECAQRLLRDQATHLQRLDISMQLHAREQLEKNQTLTHAVQSLSDAKLELKRKHQSLTSLEKHFSQSQQEKKLLQQTIKSAENALRTAAKNRESLMSYIRSVEDHLKEIRDDIIVSSKDHIPLHRPLLLPEHSNIIKTPQTEALQSLVRSFLELFQMMYSKISSY
- the ccdc171 gene encoding coiled-coil domain-containing protein 171 isoform X1 produces the protein MPSELPTARQRHGNRVKRGKDNSQMVSTARASHPPEVTRSTRDSQEEINRLKEEIDRLQTDRQVCERETGDGFTLTAELRWKLNQLEKEKLHFTTKYNNEVSQYEAQLARLRAQVERGEAQRQTLEYDVAVARRDAAAERRETEEKMRDLREHNLKLEVLSSELRQTVSDLQRSLEITQKAREDDRQDLQTQLRERDHLLQNLSAENDRLQSDKIRLETLIQEQNETLQEMKEEMERLKREREKDEEKLRNKSTEMQHSTQREEKLRSELKSALEKVKVLEQNIESERAAYLESKFNSEIIQVRMKDLEDALRMEKTSHADVISSLELLKQKFGEVESAYAHERDQSQHIRQKLKQMEKEFLNMKTDLIGQLDQEKAGSADLIGQLEHERAESLKLSVKLQEQDRLCTERQEEINKVKRSLACVQESYDGVLCDIVGVLQDYHQPGEAHTYTEEGDKPKASTLLDTLRRILHNYHTQLQETMIVMQKLNQEILLKDEKITDLQKHIQESEARGVCVNEEVKRLRVCVADAAADADRAQKDLRRLTHQLQEEKTQHAQTQTQMNTIQQQHQRDAQEKLTFLHMLYQRLVAGCVLMTPAQSMLGSFSWAELSAMVQEHVDILTSDLSATNQKVLYLESMCEGRSAALEAASDQLKHREKMWIQQREDLNTQHAHNNTQLQHRIQDLSRQLEEAEGRVRCLERAQSEQEQEVTRLQELVSACGREEACLMAACGVLTGCVRALRRQVCWLVWQKSVLQERVKNAEVLRTDVGTLLHALGDGGVKGQSEVKGQALRTFRRCVIAVLAAGRLRALGRSSSVLFRVAVGYGRQPDVCVSEVRVREKDEDEDSRVTKTLNSSELLVLIHTCMEGIQEELSTRDGVMSAAQSRCRKLFERLLSDVDAQCCGHYGTGSLARRLGVGLLKLTSDQHTKHSYTNSKVLVASLQKQILEFTQRLHSAEVERRNLRLQLSRTKHKDKTHTLCVPVQQFESVCSELSSALEREECAQRLLRDQATHLQRLDISMQLHAREQLEKNQTLTHAVQSLSDAKLELKRKHQSLTSLEKHFSQSQQEKKLLQQTIKSAENALRTAAKNRESLMSYIRSVEDHLKEIRDDIIVSSKDHIPLHRPLLLPEHSNIIKTPQTEALQSLVRSFLELFQMMYSKISSY